A genomic segment from Corallococcus soli encodes:
- a CDS encoding type I polyketide synthase, translating into MSGTGGQEGLEGIAVVGMAGRFPGAADVDTFWKNLRDGVESIRFYSEAELLDAGVSPELLADPAYVRANAALEGVELFDAGFFGMNPGVAQITDPQQRVFLEVAWHALEHAGYDAERFSGDIGVFGGLSINTYLLENLAGNRQLIESHGLLQAAIANRGDHLATLTAYKLNLRGPAFTVQSTCSTALSAVHLACQALLSYQTDMALAGGVAVRVPQTMGYLFQEGGVASPDGHCRPFDAQAKGTVFGSGAGAVVLKRLEDAIAAGDTIHAVIRGSAANNDGASKIGYTAPSPEGQRRAISMALAVAGVSPETVGYVECHGTGTVLGDPIEVEALTQAFGAKTQRRQFCALGSVKSNIGHLDTAAGIAGLIKTVLCLKHQQLPPTLHFESPNPAIDLQKSPFYVNARLSDWARPATHPRRAGVSSFGIGGTNVHLVLEEAPPVQAARASDGWHTLVLSARTASALEARTDELRRHLEAHPELDLADVAFTLQQGRRPFEVRRALTCRSVADAVETLERLPPERTWTGKVEGHARSVAFLFPGVGSQHPGMARELAEALPVFREHLDTSLKALDAALGMDLRPLLFPRPGAEAAATEALSHTHVAEPALFAVEYALAATWKAWGVQPRAVLGEGIGEYTAACVAGVVSFADAVTLVALRSRLVKRLPEGAMTLVMLPEQELAALLPPHGLSLAWVGRPSVGTVSGPKAGIEALEAGLRQRGVAFRRLLGDRALQSPDVDGISAELGTAVRRVSFQAPTIPFFSGVHAGWVTGTEVAEASWWASQLRRTLRLSPGIEALFQEPDRLLLEVGPGRTWLNIARLHPAKSPRQTVLGSLAQDVKEASEPRAMLAALARLWMSGAPVDWEGVHAGASRRRVPLPQYPFERQRLWLDPTPRTPTRAVTEEPLPPRRVDPADWFFVPSWKRTAPPVPASREPERVLLFVDAFGLGELLASRLEQRGHTVLRVERGVSGASGASAPSAGRYTLDPRSPGDYRRLLQELKDQGRSPARIVHLWSVDPQRSAGSRLDVLPRVEEAGFRSLMYLAQAVGAVYATTPVELQVLASQLFSVSGEETLCPEKATLLGPCLVIGQEYPNVRCRLIDVPLSTPGSTGEAGLVGHLLAEVESRAADAVTAWRGRHRWVRTHESVRLEAPEGRVPRLRPGGVYLITGGLGGIGLVLAQDVAKMAGGARLVLLGRQPLPERATWSALLESQPQSPHANVIRAIRDLERGGSEVMTVAADVTDRARMAEALADVRARFGAVHGLIHAAGVPAGGALQLKTDEIAQRVFAPKVRGTLVLDALLEGQPLDFVIHCASRTSVLGGFGQADYVAANAFLDAWAHHKSLTSSTFTVAVDWCSWRDVGMLANAAGAKAALPVRTPAVAISGAPVELGHPLLSRRMPSAPGTEVYETVLRVDTHWVLDDHRILGNPVIAGTTYLEMVRAAFAQRTERQDLEISDVYFLTPLSVRVGDQRVARLELTDEGADGFSFHVSSRSAEGADLIRHVMGRARPLASTPAPQHDLAALTAGCPTVKVFTDDDSHDEDHGPRWQCVRQVRWGEQQVLATLELPAEFASDLDVMKLHPSLLDKSIGTGRDFILGAVPYMPYSYQRLVFRHPFTRRIHVHTRSHGEGSNRSETPAFDLRIMDDTGRELVEITRFALKRVNDVGAMYKNLASRDAAPAAAVVRAPAAAPASAPAENVFQQILRQEAISPEEGVDLLRRVLASAELPQVVVSTRDLNALLARGLIHTSPSKAAEEEVEAEASTDASSQAIRRPRPELPIPFQAPETKLQEQLGDILKEVLAVDRVGLRDNFFDLGGDSVMAIQIVSRIKKRLGREIAVVQLFEAPTLSALATLLGGAAGGLEDATSAQTEAATPAGEDSASRGARRRARAIARRGPEGE; encoded by the coding sequence ATGAGCGGCACCGGTGGACAGGAAGGGCTGGAGGGCATCGCCGTCGTCGGCATGGCGGGCCGTTTTCCCGGCGCTGCGGACGTGGACACGTTCTGGAAGAACCTCCGCGACGGCGTGGAGTCCATCCGCTTCTATTCGGAGGCGGAGCTGCTGGACGCGGGCGTGTCCCCGGAGCTGCTGGCGGACCCCGCCTACGTGCGGGCCAACGCGGCCCTGGAGGGCGTGGAGCTGTTCGACGCCGGCTTCTTCGGGATGAACCCCGGCGTGGCGCAGATCACCGACCCGCAGCAGCGCGTGTTCCTGGAGGTGGCGTGGCACGCCCTGGAGCACGCGGGCTACGACGCGGAGCGGTTCTCCGGTGACATCGGCGTCTTCGGCGGGCTCAGCATCAACACGTACCTGCTGGAGAACCTGGCCGGCAACCGGCAGCTCATCGAGTCCCACGGCCTGCTCCAGGCGGCCATCGCCAACCGGGGCGACCACCTGGCCACGCTGACGGCCTACAAGCTCAACCTGCGCGGCCCCGCCTTCACCGTGCAGAGCACCTGCTCCACCGCCCTGTCCGCGGTGCACCTGGCGTGTCAGGCGCTGCTCTCGTACCAGACGGACATGGCCCTGGCGGGCGGCGTCGCGGTGCGCGTGCCGCAGACCATGGGCTACCTGTTCCAGGAGGGCGGCGTGGCCTCTCCGGACGGACACTGCCGCCCCTTCGATGCCCAGGCCAAGGGCACCGTGTTCGGCAGCGGCGCCGGCGCCGTCGTCCTCAAGCGCCTGGAGGACGCCATCGCCGCGGGCGACACCATCCACGCCGTCATCCGGGGCTCGGCGGCCAACAACGACGGCGCGTCGAAGATCGGCTACACGGCGCCCTCCCCCGAAGGCCAGCGCCGCGCCATCAGCATGGCCCTGGCGGTGGCGGGCGTGTCCCCGGAGACGGTGGGGTACGTGGAGTGTCACGGCACCGGCACCGTGCTGGGGGACCCGATAGAGGTGGAGGCCCTCACCCAGGCCTTCGGGGCGAAGACGCAGCGGCGGCAGTTCTGCGCGCTCGGGTCGGTGAAGAGCAACATCGGCCACCTGGACACGGCGGCGGGCATCGCGGGGCTCATCAAGACGGTGCTCTGCCTGAAGCACCAGCAGCTTCCGCCCACCCTGCACTTCGAGTCGCCCAACCCGGCCATCGACCTGCAGAAGAGCCCCTTCTACGTCAACGCGCGCCTGAGCGACTGGGCCCGGCCGGCCACGCATCCGCGGCGCGCGGGCGTGAGCTCGTTCGGCATCGGTGGCACCAACGTGCACCTGGTGCTGGAGGAGGCGCCGCCCGTGCAGGCCGCGCGTGCCTCCGACGGCTGGCACACGCTGGTGCTGTCGGCGCGCACCGCGAGCGCGCTGGAGGCCCGGACGGACGAGCTGCGGCGGCACCTGGAAGCGCACCCGGAGCTGGACCTGGCGGACGTGGCCTTCACGCTCCAGCAGGGGCGCAGGCCCTTCGAGGTGCGGCGCGCCCTCACCTGCCGCTCGGTGGCGGACGCGGTGGAGACCCTGGAGCGCCTGCCTCCGGAGCGCACCTGGACGGGCAAGGTGGAGGGCCATGCGCGCTCCGTCGCGTTCCTCTTCCCCGGCGTCGGCAGTCAGCACCCGGGAATGGCGCGCGAGCTGGCCGAAGCGCTGCCCGTCTTCCGCGAGCACCTGGACACCAGCCTCAAGGCGCTGGACGCGGCGCTGGGCATGGACCTGCGTCCCCTGCTCTTCCCCCGTCCCGGCGCCGAAGCCGCGGCCACGGAGGCCCTGTCCCATACGCACGTGGCCGAGCCCGCGCTCTTCGCGGTGGAGTACGCGCTGGCGGCGACGTGGAAGGCCTGGGGCGTGCAGCCGCGCGCGGTGCTGGGCGAGGGCATTGGCGAGTACACCGCCGCGTGCGTCGCGGGCGTGGTGTCCTTCGCGGACGCCGTCACGCTGGTGGCGCTGCGCAGCCGGTTGGTGAAGCGCCTGCCCGAGGGCGCCATGACGCTGGTCATGCTCCCCGAGCAGGAGCTTGCGGCGCTGCTGCCCCCGCACGGCCTGTCCCTGGCCTGGGTGGGGCGGCCGTCGGTGGGCACGGTGTCCGGCCCGAAGGCCGGCATCGAGGCGCTGGAGGCGGGGCTGCGGCAGCGCGGCGTCGCCTTCCGGCGCCTGCTGGGAGACCGGGCGCTCCAGTCACCGGACGTGGATGGCATCAGCGCGGAGCTGGGCACCGCCGTGCGCCGCGTCTCCTTCCAGGCCCCCACCATCCCCTTCTTCTCCGGCGTCCACGCCGGCTGGGTCACGGGGACGGAGGTCGCGGAGGCGTCGTGGTGGGCGTCGCAGCTGCGGCGCACGCTGCGGCTGTCGCCGGGAATCGAAGCGCTGTTCCAGGAGCCGGACCGGCTGCTGCTGGAGGTGGGCCCGGGGCGGACCTGGCTCAACATCGCGCGGCTGCACCCCGCGAAGTCGCCCCGGCAGACGGTGCTGGGCTCGCTCGCGCAGGACGTGAAGGAGGCCTCGGAGCCTCGGGCGATGCTGGCTGCGCTCGCGCGCCTGTGGATGTCCGGCGCGCCGGTGGACTGGGAGGGCGTGCATGCGGGGGCGTCGCGACGTCGCGTCCCGCTGCCGCAGTATCCCTTCGAGCGACAGCGGCTCTGGTTGGATCCGACGCCGCGCACCCCCACGCGCGCCGTGACGGAGGAGCCGCTGCCCCCGCGTCGGGTGGATCCCGCTGACTGGTTCTTCGTCCCCTCGTGGAAGCGGACCGCGCCGCCGGTGCCGGCCTCGCGCGAGCCCGAGCGCGTGCTGCTCTTCGTGGACGCCTTCGGCCTGGGGGAGCTGCTGGCCTCCCGCCTGGAGCAGCGGGGCCACACGGTGCTGCGCGTGGAGCGGGGCGTTTCCGGAGCCTCGGGAGCCTCCGCGCCGTCCGCGGGCCGCTACACGCTGGATCCCCGCTCGCCCGGTGACTACCGGCGGCTGTTGCAGGAGCTGAAGGATCAGGGCCGCTCGCCCGCGCGCATCGTGCACCTGTGGAGCGTGGATCCGCAGCGCTCCGCGGGCTCGCGCCTGGACGTGCTGCCCCGCGTGGAGGAGGCGGGCTTCCGCAGCCTGATGTACCTGGCCCAGGCGGTGGGCGCCGTCTACGCCACCACGCCCGTGGAGCTTCAGGTGCTGGCAAGCCAGCTCTTCTCCGTGTCGGGTGAGGAGACGCTCTGTCCGGAGAAGGCGACCCTGCTGGGGCCGTGCCTCGTCATCGGGCAGGAGTACCCGAACGTGCGGTGCCGGCTCATCGACGTGCCCCTGTCCACCCCTGGCAGCACCGGGGAAGCGGGGCTCGTCGGGCACCTGCTCGCGGAGGTGGAGTCGCGCGCGGCGGACGCCGTCACCGCGTGGCGTGGGCGTCACCGCTGGGTGCGCACCCACGAGTCCGTGCGCCTGGAGGCACCGGAAGGCCGCGTGCCCCGGCTGCGTCCGGGGGGCGTGTACCTGATCACGGGCGGCCTGGGCGGCATCGGCCTGGTGCTCGCACAGGACGTGGCGAAGATGGCGGGGGGCGCCCGGCTGGTGCTGCTGGGACGTCAGCCGCTGCCGGAGCGCGCGACCTGGAGCGCCCTGCTGGAGTCTCAGCCCCAGTCACCCCACGCGAACGTCATCCGCGCCATCCGCGACCTGGAGCGCGGCGGCTCCGAGGTGATGACCGTCGCCGCGGACGTGACGGACCGGGCGCGCATGGCCGAGGCCCTGGCCGACGTGCGCGCGCGCTTCGGCGCCGTGCATGGCCTCATCCACGCGGCGGGCGTGCCGGCGGGCGGCGCGCTCCAGCTCAAGACGGATGAGATCGCGCAGCGCGTGTTCGCTCCCAAGGTGCGGGGCACGCTCGTGCTGGATGCGCTCCTGGAGGGCCAGCCGCTCGACTTCGTCATCCACTGCGCGTCCCGCACCTCCGTGCTGGGCGGCTTCGGGCAGGCGGACTACGTCGCGGCCAACGCCTTCCTGGACGCCTGGGCGCACCACAAGTCCCTCACGTCCTCCACCTTCACCGTCGCCGTGGACTGGTGTTCGTGGCGCGACGTCGGGATGCTCGCCAACGCCGCGGGCGCGAAGGCCGCGTTGCCGGTCCGGACTCCCGCGGTGGCCATCAGCGGCGCACCCGTGGAGCTGGGACACCCCCTGCTCTCGCGGCGGATGCCCTCCGCCCCCGGCACGGAGGTGTATGAGACGGTGCTCCGCGTCGACACGCACTGGGTGCTCGACGACCACCGCATCCTGGGCAACCCGGTCATCGCGGGCACGACCTACCTGGAGATGGTGCGCGCCGCGTTCGCGCAGCGCACGGAGCGCCAGGACCTGGAGATCTCCGACGTCTACTTCCTCACCCCGCTGTCGGTGCGCGTGGGTGACCAGCGCGTGGCGCGGCTGGAGCTGACGGACGAGGGCGCGGACGGCTTCAGCTTCCACGTCAGCAGCCGGAGCGCGGAGGGCGCGGACCTCATCCGCCACGTCATGGGACGGGCGCGGCCGCTGGCCTCCACCCCGGCGCCCCAGCACGACCTGGCGGCGCTCACGGCGGGCTGCCCCACGGTGAAGGTCTTCACCGACGACGACTCGCACGACGAGGACCACGGCCCCCGGTGGCAGTGCGTGCGGCAGGTGCGCTGGGGCGAGCAGCAGGTGCTGGCCACCCTGGAGCTGCCGGCCGAGTTCGCCTCCGACCTGGACGTGATGAAGCTGCACCCCTCCCTGCTGGACAAGTCCATCGGCACGGGGCGCGACTTCATCCTGGGCGCGGTGCCGTACATGCCGTACTCGTACCAGCGCCTCGTCTTCCGGCACCCCTTCACGCGCCGCATCCACGTGCACACGCGCTCCCACGGCGAGGGCTCCAACCGCAGCGAGACCCCGGCGTTCGACCTGCGGATCATGGACGACACGGGCCGGGAGCTGGTGGAGATCACCCGCTTCGCGCTCAAGCGCGTCAACGACGTGGGCGCCATGTACAAGAACCTGGCGAGCCGCGACGCCGCGCCCGCCGCCGCGGTCGTGAGGGCGCCGGCCGCCGCGCCCGCCTCCGCCCCCGCGGAGAACGTCTTCCAGCAGATCCTCCGCCAGGAGGCCATCTCCCCGGAGGAAGGCGTGGACCTGCTGCGGCGCGTGCTCGCGAGCGCGGAACTGCCGCAGGTGGTGGTGTCCACCCGCGACCTGAACGCCCTGCTGGCGCGCGGCCTCATCCACACGTCGCCCTCCAAGGCCGCCGAGGAGGAGGTGGAGGCGGAGGCCAGCACGGACGCGTCCTCCCAGGCCATCCGTCGTCCCCGGCCAGAGCTGCCCATCCCCTTCCAGGCACCCGAGACGAAGTTGCAGGAGCAGCTGGGTGACATCCTGAAAGAGGTCCTCGCGGTGGACCGCGTGGGCCTGCGCGACAACTTCTTCGACCTGGGCGGTGACTCCGTGATGGCCATCCAGATCGTCTCCCGCATCAAGAAGCGCCTGGGGCGGGAGATCGCGGTGGTGCAGCTCTTCGAAGCCCCCACGCTGAGCGCCCTGGCCACGCTGCTGGGTGGCGCGGCGGGGGGCCTGGAGGACGCGACCTCCGCGCAGACGGAGGCCGCCACACCCGCCGGCGAGGACAGCGCGAGCCGGGGTGCGCGCCGTCGCGCCAGGGCCATAGCCAGGCGCGGTCCCGAGGGCGAGTAG